Proteins encoded by one window of Pseudomonas cavernicola:
- the crcB gene encoding fluoride efflux transporter CrcB, translating into MIRVVLAVAVGGTAGTLLRFATTNWISAHWPQHFNVGTLLVNIVGCLLIGYLYGLFLLRPEIPLELRAGLVVGFLGGLTTFSSFTLDTLRLLESGQLPLALGYVALSVLGGLLATWVGLSLTKL; encoded by the coding sequence ATGATTCGAGTGGTTCTTGCGGTTGCTGTGGGCGGTACAGCGGGCACCTTATTGCGCTTTGCGACCACCAACTGGATCAGTGCCCATTGGCCGCAGCACTTCAATGTCGGTACGCTGCTGGTCAATATTGTTGGCTGCCTGCTGATTGGCTATCTCTACGGCCTATTCTTGCTTCGCCCGGAGATACCGCTGGAGTTGCGCGCCGGTTTGGTGGTTGGCTTTCTCGGTGGGCTGACGACCTTTTCCTCCTTTACCCTCGACACGCTGCGCTTGCTGGAAAGCGGGCAGTTGCCGCTAGCTCTCGGCTATGTGGCACTCAGCGTGCTCGGCGGCCTGCTCGCCACTTGGGTGGGCTTGTCCCTGACCAAACTCTGA